DNA from Yamadazyma tenuis chromosome 5, complete sequence:
TCTTGGAGGACGTTGATCTTGTTTAGGATAGGCTGCTTTGATATTGAGTCGTTTGTTATGCCTGTTTTTTGGAACCTTACTGTTGTCCTTTGAGTTACAAGGACAAGGATTAGAAGTAGGTTGAATAGATGATGACTGTACTTTTTCTGCCaaaccaaaatcaactAATACACCTTTACCTTTAAAAGGATCATATAAGAAATTGGTTGGTTTCAAGTCCCTATGAATAACTCCTTTATTGTGAACAAATTCCAACCCTTGGAACAACTCCCATAAGTACTTTTTGATTCCTTTAACTGGTAAGTCACGGTAAAAGTCACGAAAGTCAGCATGAGGGTAATAAGGTAATATGGCCACCACTTGGTCTTGAAATCGCAACACATCCAAGAGAGGTGCTATATGACTGTTCCCAGTTAATATGTAtaacaagttcaactcattATAAATTCTATTAGGAGATGAGGTAACGTAGATTTGCTTCAAGGCTACCACTGGGTTCTTGGTTTTTAGTTTTGCTTTCGAATCGTTGCtcttcagtttcttcaatggtggTGACTTCCATATATCTGAGGATAATCTCACAGTCCCATTTAAAGCTTCTGCCTTGTACACCGTGGAGAAAGTTCCCTCTCCAATCTTATCAATTAGTCTATAGTTGGATGAAAGAACAGGGAAACATtcctccaacttgttcatttcttccaacacGTTTAATGGAACATCATCTTCTCCCTCCAAGTCATCATGTTTTCCCTTGTGTCCCTTCTTGGGTTGCTCGCTGactttcttgatttcttcaacattttgccgttcaacttgaatatGTTGTTGGTGGTCGTAGTGATTAACGACTGGTGGTTCAGCAGATTTTCTCATTTCGTTCAGGAGATTATCATTACGAATAAACGGAGACCCTGGTGGTTTGTTCTGGATATCATTATTGGGAGTGAGTGCTGATCTGGAAGTATctttttgaaattttttATCGTTGAAAGGATCATCTTCACTGGTGTAAAGCCTCTTGAGCTGGCTGTGATTAGACGCCAACGCGTTATCTTCATGTCCTACAGCGATTGGAGAAACCTGTTCTTTGAGCTTCTGGAACGTCGAGTACAAGTTAGTCATGATTATAAGGCCCTAAAGGTTCTCCCCAGCTTAATGGCTTTGTTGTAACAGTGCTATGAAATTACCTATAACTAAACATAAACACTTCTCGCGACGCGACTTTCAAGCCCATGTCGTGTGAACCGGTGTCAGGCAAATGTCGCGcctgaaaatttttctcaCTCACTAATCTTCAAAGTCGTTTATAAATCTTCCACACTAACATGTTTAGCCATAATCCAGTGCTAGGCCGATCATCTCATCCAGTTGTACGCTGTGGACAGTTACAGCACTTGCGGACGTTGAAGAGGCGGTTGGCGTACCCAGAAGCCTACAGACCAGTTGTACCTCCCCAGACTGGCAAAAAAGACCATTCTAGTTACTTCCAAAGAGCTTTGAAAGGATGGCTTGGGCCTAAGAACATAAGAGG
Protein-coding regions in this window:
- the CDC7 gene encoding Cell division control protein 7 (BUSCO:EOG09262GWQ; EggNog:ENOG503NVAD; COG:T), which encodes MTNLYSTFQKLKEQVSPIAVGHEDNALASNHSQLKRLYTSEDDPFNDKKFQKDTSRSALTPNNDIQNKPPGSPFIRNDNLSNEMRKSAEPPVVNHYDHQQHIQVERQNVEEIKKVSEQPKKGHKGKHDDLEGEDDVPLNVLEEMNKLEECFPVLSSNYRLIDKIGEGTFSTVYKAEALNGTVRLSSDIWKSPPLKKSKSNDSKAKLKTKNPVVALKQIYVTSSPNRIYNELNLLYILTGNSHIAPLLDVLRFQDQVVAILPYYPHADFRDFYRDLPVKGIKKYLWELFQGLEFVHNKGVIHRDLKPTNFLYDPFKGKGVLVDFGLAEKVQSSSIQPTSNPCPCNSKDNSKVPKNRHNKRLNIKAAYPKQDQRPPRRANRAGTRGFRAPEVLFKCTHQNTKIDIWSAGIIGLSLLSRKFPLFNSPDDTDALVEMAIVFGLDKLQKCSELHGCGLEINLPSNIYTSNGNILKLIADSLMHEIEQDALPHDSVIYDTIKVLNKTCDGFNHSIEKFKDSLVNEERELYEKYQDHKNLYHLLLGCFHMDPSKRFSAKEVLELPFFYELSANDNDDDDVIL